A region from the Aphis gossypii isolate Hap1 chromosome 1, ASM2018417v2, whole genome shotgun sequence genome encodes:
- the LOC114123938 gene encoding E3 ubiquitin-protein ligase PPP1R11-like, translated as MEETNTPFHSSTTLVLRPQVNDGQVVHLKLKKPKKSHKQVSWDAHTVDNEHFNKKKSKCCCIYKKPKKFGEPDTDESNDSDNDECASCVGSKKTHQLHKQENKLEEPKEDSC; from the coding sequence atggaAGAGACTAATACACCGTTCCATAGTAGTACAACATTGGTGTTACGCCCACAAGTAAATGATGGTCAAgtagtacatttaaaattaaagaaaccCAAAAAGAGTCACAAACAGGTTAGTTGGGATGCACACACTGTTGACAATGAGCACTTTAACAAGAAAAAGAGCAAAtgttgttgtatttataaaaaaccaaaaaaatttggaGAGCCCGATACTGACGAAAGCAATGACAGCGACAATGATGAATGTGCCAGTTGTGTGGGtagtaaaaaaacacatcaacTACACAAACAGGAGAACAAACTCGAAGAACCTAAAGAAGatagttgttaa
- the LOC114123937 gene encoding luc7-like protein 3 gives MAVSAAAALLDELMGRNRNDGPNAQKKPVHWEDPEFCKYFMVKFCPHDLFVNTRADLGACPKVHCEEAKTQYNEASSRSKMQYEDEFVSFATSLLNDVDRRIEKGKQRLELMNKTETPVSHSNSQSQKNQEQIKLLSEKINGLVQEAEQMGTRGHVEEAQGLMKLCDQLKEERDTLRKQNESIHWSQTYELAAAQEKQMEVCEVCGAFLIVGDAQSRIDDHLMGKQHMGYARLKNAVNEIQEQRKKYVEEREKQREEERKKRMDRTRSNSKDVDRHSRDANNDKRSKSSRDRSRHRNNRKSERHERERRRSRSRSDRRSSNSHRHRGHNGNSRRDH, from the exons ATGGCAGTATCGGCAGCTGCTGCGTTACTCGATGAACTTATGGGGAGAAATCGAAACGATGGCCCCAACGCTCAAAAGAAACCTGTACATTGGGAAGATCCtgag ttttgtaaatattttatggttaaatTTTGTCCTCACGATCTGTTTGTCAATACCCGTGCTGATCTTGGAGCTTGTCCAAAAGTTCACTGCGAAGAAgctaaaacacaatataatgaaGCAAGTAGCCGTTCTAAAATGCAATATGAAGATGAGTTTGTGTCATTTGCTActagtttattaaatgatgTTGATCGTCGCATCGAAAAAGGGAAACAAAGGTTGGAGCTTATGAATAAAACTGAAACG ccGGTGTCCCATTCTAATAGTCAAAGTCAGAAAAACcaagaacaaattaaattattgtcagaaaaaattaatggGTTAGTGCAAGAAGCTGAACAAATGGGTACACGAGGTCATGTTGAAGAAGCTCAGGGACTCATGAAGCTTTGCGATCAGTTAAAAGAAGAACGTGATACTTTGAGAAAGCAAAATGAAAGCATTCATTGGTcacaa acATATGAACTAGCCGCTGCTCAAGAAAAACAAATGGAAGTATGTGAAGTTTGTGGAGcttttttaattgttggtGATGCTCAGTCCCGTATTGATGATCATTTAATGGGAAAACAACATATGGGTTATGCTCGTTTAAAAAATGCAGTAAATGAAATACAAGAGcaaaggaaaaaatatgtagaagAAAGAGAAAAACAACGGGaagaagaaagaaaaaaacgcATGGATCgtactag gaGTAACTCTAAAGACGTAGATAGACATAGCCGCGATGCTAATAATGACAAAAGATCTAAAAGCTCCAGAGATAGGTCTCGTCATAGAaacaatag aaaatctGAAAGACATGAAAGAGAAAGACGAAGAAGTAGAAGCCGTAGTGATCGTCGGTCTTCTAATAGTCATAGGCATAGAG gacATAACGGTAACAGTCGCAGAGATCACTGA
- the LOC114124244 gene encoding cell division control protein 45 homolog yields the protein MFVEDLVKGFYDIISKNKILILVNYDVDAICAVKILQCILRFDNIVYVLVPVKTVTELKKAFEEQKVDVKYVVLINCGGTLDIIEILEPEENITFFVVDSHRPTDICNIYSSSQVRVLTPPEDEEKIPDFEDIFNENESSDDEDVDSVESDDEEESDIVNVNSVEEQQNKRRRLDQSTLIKRRERRRWEENRKKLLFDYTQFSYYGRSAAMLMFDLAWKLHRESVDLLWWGIVGVTEQYILGKTERMRYLKEVELIAGHIGRICDSTIINDDEDNMSQSSMSKPSNTSTQLRIESEKDLLLALYRHWTIECSLRYSMFTAVSLKLWTIKGEKRLKQILAEMGLPLAESRQMYHSMDLGLRKQFYGMMEKISNTHNLLQMTYPSFMLHQGFKTRYQCADYVYSMVATLETNSRENSPTQCFYNTMDSLSRSKKEFLDQGIEKAKWILSNMFRHVQAALDMRQVILAGPFYYLIVQEGTLHSQHYSNPHCLTMLASFALRAQVASSRKIKATRLPLIASATLDSDQDTCLIVGIPPITESMPKSFFGKAFEQVSNKTNIEISLDYFDSSIAKMQTKDRPKFFDALTALLS from the exons atGTTTGTTGAAGATTTAGTTAAAGGATTTTATgacataatttcaaaaaat aaaatattaattttggttaACTATGATGTGGATGCAATTTGTGCTGTGAAAATACTTCAGTGCATATTACGTTTTGACAATATAGTGTATGTACTTGTACCAGTAAAAACTGTTACAGAGTTAAAAAAAGCTTTTGAAGAGCAAAAAGTTGAT gtgaAATATGTTGTGTTAATTAATTGTGGTGGTACATTagatataatagaaattttagAACCAGaggaaaatattactttttttgttgttgataGTCATAGACCTACAGATATATGCAACATTTATAGCAGTTCTCag GTTAGAGTACTGACTCCCCCTGAGGACGAAGAAAAAATTCCTGATtttgaagatatttttaatgagaatgaa TCATCAGACGACGAAGATGTAGATTCTGTTGAATCCGATGATGAAGAAGAGTCAGATATTGTCAATGTCAATAGCGTTGAAGAGCAACAAAACAAAAGGAGAAGACTTGATCAAAGcacattaattaaaagaaGAGAAAGAAGAAGATGggaagaaaatagaaaaaaattgttatttgattatactcaattttcttattatggACGTTct gcTGCAATGTTAATGTTTGATCTTGCTTGGAAATTACACAGGGAATCTGTTGATTTATTgtg GTGGGGAATTGTTGGTGTTActgaacaatatattttaggcaAGACAGAACGTATGCGATATCTTAAGGAAGTAGAATTGATTGCTGGTCACATTGGTCGTATTTGTGATTCTACTATTATTAATGACGATGAAGATAATATGTCACAATCATCAATGTCTAAACCCTCAAACACTTCTACACAACTTCGAATTGAATCAGAAAAAGa TCTATTATTGGCCCTATACAGACATTGGACAATTGAATGCAGTCTTCGATATTCTATGTTTACTGCAGTATCTTTGAAACTTTGGACAATCAAGGGCGAGAAAAGACTGAAACAAATATTAGCAGAAATGGG attacCTCTAGCTGAAAGTCGTCAAATGTACCATTCAATGGATTTGGGTTTacgtaaacaattttatggcATGATGGAAAAAATTTCTAatactcataatttattacaaatgacTTATCCTTCATTTATGCTACACCAAGGATTTAAAACGAGGTATCAATGTGCTGACTATGTTTATTCAATGGTTGCTACATTGGAAACCAAC tCTCGTGAAAATTCCCCTACACAGtgtttttataacacaatGGATTCATTGTCCAG atcAAAAAAAGAGTTTTTAGACCAAGGAATAGAGAAAGCCAAATGGATATTATCCAATATGTTTAGACATGTCCAGGCAGCATTAGATATGAGACAAGTCATACTGGCTGGaccattttactatttaattgttCAAGAG GGTACGTTGCATTCTCAGCATTATTCCAATCCTCACTGCCTAACTATGTTAGCATCATTTGCATTAAGAGCTCAAGTAGCATCATCACGAAAAATCAAAGCTACTCGTTTGCCATTAATTGCTTCAGCAACTCTTGATTCGGATCAAGATACATGTTTAATAGTTGGTATCCCTCCTATCACTGAGTCCATGCCTAAAAG tttttttggaaAAGCATTCGAACAAGTTtccaacaaaacaaatattgaaatttcatTGGATTACTTTGATTCGTCTATAGCAAAAATGCAAACTAAAGATCGACCAAAGTTTTTTGATGCACTGACTGCGTTACTTAGTTGA